A stretch of Caenibius tardaugens NBRC 16725 DNA encodes these proteins:
- a CDS encoding vWA domain-containing protein — protein sequence MFLNFLDELRSAGIKASLKEHLVLLEALDRNVIEQTPEAFYYLSRSIYVKDEGLLDRFDQVFQKVFKGIFSDYGQQPVDIPEEWLKAVAEKFLSPEEMEKIEALGSWDEIMETLKKRLEEQQGRHQGGNKWIGTGGTSPFGNSGYNPEGVRIGGESRHKRAIKVWEKREFANLDNTRELGTRNIKVALRRLRRFAREGAADELDLDATIRGTARQGYLDIHMRPERHNAVKVLLFLDVGGSMDPYIRLVEELFSAATTEFKNLEFFYFHNCLYEGVWQNNHRRWQERTSTWDILHKYGHDYKVIFVGDAAMSPYEISYPGGSVEHMNEEAGAVWLERVLHTYPATVWLNPVQPDYWSYSQSTTIIRQLFGDRMYPLSLDGLDSAMRELTRKKH from the coding sequence TTGTTTCTGAACTTTCTCGATGAACTGCGATCCGCGGGCATCAAGGCCAGCCTGAAGGAACATCTCGTTCTGCTGGAAGCGCTGGATCGCAACGTGATCGAGCAGACGCCGGAGGCATTCTATTACCTTTCCCGATCAATTTACGTGAAAGATGAAGGCCTTCTTGATCGCTTCGATCAAGTTTTTCAGAAGGTCTTCAAGGGGATTTTCAGCGATTACGGCCAGCAACCCGTCGATATTCCGGAAGAATGGCTGAAGGCGGTCGCGGAAAAATTCCTGAGCCCGGAAGAAATGGAAAAGATCGAAGCCCTCGGCAGTTGGGACGAGATCATGGAAACCCTGAAGAAGCGGCTGGAGGAACAGCAAGGCCGCCATCAGGGCGGAAACAAATGGATCGGCACCGGGGGGACCAGCCCTTTCGGCAATTCCGGTTACAATCCCGAAGGCGTTCGCATTGGCGGGGAAAGCCGGCACAAACGCGCGATAAAGGTTTGGGAAAAGCGCGAGTTTGCCAATCTCGACAACACGCGTGAACTGGGTACCCGTAACATCAAGGTTGCACTGCGCCGCCTGCGCCGGTTTGCGCGCGAAGGTGCTGCGGACGAGCTTGATCTCGACGCCACCATCCGTGGTACCGCACGGCAGGGCTATCTCGACATTCACATGCGCCCGGAACGGCATAATGCTGTGAAAGTCTTGCTGTTTCTCGATGTCGGGGGATCAATGGACCCCTATATCAGACTGGTGGAAGAACTGTTCAGCGCAGCAACCACCGAGTTCAAGAATCTCGAGTTCTTCTACTTCCACAACTGCCTTTACGAGGGCGTATGGCAGAACAACCACCGGCGTTGGCAGGAACGCACATCGACCTGGGATATTCTTCACAAGTACGGTCATGACTACAAAGTGATCTTTGTCGGTGACGCGGCGATGAGCCCTTACGAGATCAGCTATCCCGGCGGTTCCGTCGAACATATGAACGAGGAAGCCGGTGCCGTCTGGCTGGAGCGGGTCTTGCATACCTATCCCGCAACCGTCTGGCTCAATCCTGTGCAGCCGGATTACTGGAGCTATAGCCAGTCCACCACGATCATCCGGCAACTGTTCGGCGACCGGATGTATCCGTTGAGCCTGGATGGCCTCGACAGCGCAATGCGCGAACTTACGCGCAAGAAGCACTGA
- a CDS encoding AAA family ATPase, whose protein sequence is MTTRFEGTRNYVATDDLKVAVNAAVTLRRPLLVKGEPGTGKTVLAHEISKAIDAPLIEWNVKSTTKAQQGLYEYDAVARLRDGQLGEERVHDIRNYIKKGKLWEAFTAERLPVLLIDEIDKADIEFPNDLLQELDRMSFDVYETQERIEAKERPIVVITSNNEKELPDAFLRRCFFHYIKFPDPDTMREIVEVHFPGIQKQLVTKAMEMFYELREVPGLKKKPSTSELLDWLKLLLVEDMPLDVLQNRDPTKAIPPLHGALLKNEQDIMMFERLAFMARRER, encoded by the coding sequence ATGACAACACGTTTCGAGGGAACCCGGAATTACGTTGCAACCGACGATCTCAAGGTTGCGGTAAACGCGGCGGTGACATTGCGCCGTCCGCTTCTCGTTAAAGGGGAGCCGGGCACGGGCAAGACCGTTCTTGCGCACGAGATTTCGAAAGCCATCGATGCCCCGCTGATCGAATGGAACGTGAAAAGCACGACCAAAGCCCAGCAAGGGCTCTATGAATACGATGCCGTGGCCCGTTTGCGCGATGGACAACTGGGTGAAGAACGGGTGCACGACATCCGCAATTACATCAAGAAGGGCAAGCTCTGGGAAGCCTTCACCGCGGAACGCCTTCCTGTTCTGTTGATCGACGAAATCGACAAGGCAGATATCGAATTCCCCAACGATCTGTTGCAGGAACTCGATCGCATGAGCTTCGACGTTTACGAAACGCAGGAGCGGATTGAGGCGAAGGAGCGCCCGATCGTCGTCATCACGTCGAACAACGAGAAAGAACTGCCGGACGCGTTTCTGCGGCGCTGCTTCTTCCACTACATCAAATTCCCCGATCCCGACACGATGCGCGAAATCGTGGAAGTGCACTTCCCCGGGATACAGAAGCAGCTCGTTACCAAGGCCATGGAAATGTTCTATGAACTGCGTGAGGTGCCTGGTCTCAAGAAAAAGCCCAGCACATCGGAACTGCTCGATTGGCTGAAGCTGCTGCTGGTCGAGGATATGCCGCTCGATGTCCTGCAAAATCGTGATCCGACCAAGGCGATCCCGCCTCTGCATGGCGCGCTGCTCAAGAACGAACAGGATATCATGATGTTCGAACGTCTCGCCTTCATGGCACGTCGGGAGCGTTAG
- a CDS encoding TerC family protein, with translation MEFLFQDWLGTPVWFWAAFVAIVLALTAFDLGVLHKDDKEMGVRESLGLSVFYISIALIFGLWVWYAKGADLGMKYYTGFFIEKALSIDNVFIISLIFGFFAIPRQYQYRALLWGILAVIVLRGIMIAAGAALVQEFYWTLYIFAAFLIITGLRMLWTADHEPDLANNKAIRWLSRHMRVTKEHHGRHFLVKEKDERTGKLVTAATPLFLALIVINIADLVFAVDSVPAIFAITTDTFIVYTSNIMAILGLRALYFALAAMIHRFDYLKYALALVLVFIGSKIFIGDFLTESGKVHPGISLGVTFGLIAGGVLWSLWKTREGGEAAQNV, from the coding sequence ATGGAATTCCTGTTTCAAGACTGGCTGGGAACCCCAGTCTGGTTCTGGGCGGCATTTGTCGCCATCGTGCTCGCACTGACCGCATTCGATCTTGGCGTCCTGCACAAGGACGACAAGGAAATGGGCGTGCGGGAATCACTGGGTCTGTCCGTTTTCTACATTTCGATCGCCCTGATATTCGGGCTTTGGGTGTGGTACGCCAAAGGGGCAGACCTTGGCATGAAGTACTACACCGGCTTTTTCATCGAGAAGGCGCTGTCCATCGACAATGTCTTCATCATATCGCTGATATTCGGCTTTTTCGCTATTCCGCGGCAGTATCAATATCGCGCGCTGCTATGGGGTATTCTCGCGGTTATCGTTCTGCGCGGCATCATGATCGCAGCAGGCGCTGCACTGGTTCAGGAATTCTACTGGACGCTGTACATCTTTGCGGCATTCCTGATCATAACCGGCCTGCGCATGCTCTGGACAGCGGATCACGAGCCCGATCTTGCCAATAACAAGGCGATCCGCTGGCTGTCACGCCATATGCGTGTGACCAAGGAACATCACGGCCGCCACTTTCTGGTGAAGGAAAAGGATGAACGCACGGGGAAGCTGGTGACGGCGGCAACGCCCCTGTTTCTGGCGCTGATCGTCATCAATATTGCGGATCTGGTGTTCGCGGTGGACTCGGTCCCGGCAATTTTTGCGATCACCACGGACACCTTCATCGTCTACACGTCGAACATCATGGCTATCCTTGGCCTGCGCGCCCTGTACTTCGCGCTCGCAGCGATGATTCACCGCTTCGATTACCTGAAGTACGCTCTCGCGCTGGTGCTGGTGTTCATTGGCTCGAAGATATTCATCGGGGATTTTCTGACCGAAAGCGGCAAGGTGCACCCCGGTATCAGTCTCGGCGTGACATTTGGGCTTATTGCAGGCGGTGTCCTCTGGTCCTTGTGGAAGACACGCGAAGGAGGAGAGGCAGCGCAGAACGTTTGA
- a CDS encoding glycosyltransferase family 87 protein, which yields MGIDFFQNADWLNRERIRRYLAIFAALNVGTLALLVATAHDGIDRNGFLIGSDFLSFWTVGHMLLGQNPAAVYNTVAHVLAQREFYVQEGTYTAFFYPPSFLLFCYPFGFLSYFPALITWIGATGLAWLWTVRQWLKVFSLTPSVWLLALAFPPSLITITHGQTSFLIAALLGYGTLKVRERPAIAGICFGLATIKPQFGVLIPLVLVLTGEWRVILVAGATAIAMALAAALAFGPETWLAWMAISENAQAAMTNGAVGFAKMQSPLAAARLLGMPVTVAYAAQIVIVGGVVLALVRACWQQTYNLSLGAAMLAGAPLTTPFVLDYDLTILVFPLIALAANPTHRPWEKIIIAAAFAAPAFSRPLAIYIGIPIMPLVLIALFTIAARRAITERTSMATAPV from the coding sequence ATGGGGATCGATTTCTTTCAAAATGCCGATTGGCTGAACAGAGAACGGATTCGCCGCTATCTTGCCATCTTCGCTGCACTCAATGTGGGCACTCTGGCGTTGCTGGTCGCCACGGCGCATGATGGTATCGATCGGAACGGTTTTTTAATCGGGTCGGATTTTCTCAGTTTCTGGACCGTCGGGCATATGTTGTTGGGCCAAAATCCAGCAGCGGTATACAATACGGTGGCCCATGTTCTGGCGCAGCGTGAGTTTTACGTACAAGAGGGCACCTATACGGCATTTTTTTACCCGCCATCATTCCTGCTCTTCTGCTATCCATTCGGATTTCTATCCTATTTTCCGGCATTGATCACCTGGATCGGTGCAACCGGTCTGGCATGGTTGTGGACGGTGAGGCAGTGGCTCAAGGTGTTCTCACTCACACCGTCAGTTTGGTTGCTGGCACTGGCATTTCCCCCGTCACTCATCACCATTACGCATGGACAGACATCGTTCCTGATCGCGGCCTTGCTGGGCTACGGAACCTTAAAGGTGCGCGAACGGCCTGCGATCGCGGGTATATGTTTCGGACTGGCAACGATAAAGCCACAGTTCGGGGTCTTGATTCCTCTTGTTCTGGTGTTGACGGGAGAATGGCGTGTCATCCTCGTCGCCGGGGCGACGGCGATTGCCATGGCCCTCGCGGCAGCTTTGGCATTCGGCCCTGAAACCTGGCTCGCCTGGATGGCTATCAGCGAAAATGCACAAGCTGCAATGACCAATGGGGCGGTCGGGTTCGCCAAAATGCAAAGCCCGCTCGCAGCGGCACGTCTGCTCGGCATGCCGGTGACCGTGGCGTATGCTGCCCAGATTGTGATCGTTGGAGGAGTGGTTCTTGCCCTTGTCAGGGCGTGTTGGCAGCAGACATATAACCTATCGCTGGGTGCCGCGATGCTTGCAGGCGCACCTCTGACGACTCCGTTTGTCCTGGATTATGATCTGACAATACTTGTTTTCCCTTTGATCGCCCTAGCGGCCAATCCGACCCATAGGCCGTGGGAGAAGATCATTATCGCGGCCGCCTTCGCGGCTCCGGCGTTTTCCCGGCCTCTGGCGATTTACATCGGCATTCCCATTATGCCGCTCGTCCTTATCGCCTTGTTCACAATTGCCGCGCGTCGGGCCATAACAGAGCGGACCAGTATGGCCACAGCGCCGGTTTGA
- the parE gene encoding DNA topoisomerase IV subunit B: MSDDLFDKLPAGGGDYDASSIEVLEGLEPVRRRPGMYIGGTDERALHHLAAEVLDNAMDEAVAGHATRIEVTLGEGNRLSISDNGRGIPVDEHPKFPGKSTLEVILCTLHSGGKFSGKAYATSGGLHGVGVSVVNALSVHTRVEVARDRQLYAQEFARGITQGPLQKLGATPNRRGTTVAFTPDPEIFGDRQFKPSRLFRLTRSKAYLFAGVEIRWKCAPSLTSDDVPAEAVFQFPGGLADHLSEQIGDRECVTAQPFSGRQDFADEQGRVEWAIAWPLWSDGATSWYCNTVPTPDGGTHEQGVRAALAKGLRGFGELVGQKKAKEISADDVMTGAEVMLSVFIREPQFQSQTKDRLTSPEAARLVENAVRDHFDHFLADNMERGKALLGQVMERMDERLRRKAEREVKRKTATNAKKLRLPGKLTDCSGEGDGESELFIVEGDSAGGSAKMARNRKTQAILPIRGKILNVASASADKIRANQEIADLTLALGCGVRKDCDPENLRYDRIIIMTDADVDGAHIATLLMTFFFQEMAEIVRRGHLFLAQPPLYRLTAGKESVYARDDAHRDELEQTVFKGKKVEVARFKGLGEMNPQQLRETTMSPDSRSLVRITLPPEFEQRAAIKELVDQLMGRNPEHRFNFIQNRAGEIDRDLIDA, encoded by the coding sequence ATGAGCGACGACCTGTTCGACAAGCTGCCCGCTGGCGGTGGTGACTACGATGCCTCCTCCATTGAGGTTCTGGAAGGTCTGGAACCTGTCCGTCGCCGTCCTGGCATGTACATCGGGGGCACGGATGAACGTGCGTTGCATCATCTTGCGGCCGAAGTGCTCGACAATGCGATGGACGAAGCGGTTGCCGGCCACGCTACGCGTATCGAAGTGACGCTGGGCGAAGGCAATCGGCTCAGCATCAGCGACAATGGCCGGGGTATTCCGGTTGATGAACATCCCAAATTTCCGGGGAAATCCACACTCGAAGTTATTCTGTGCACGCTGCATTCGGGCGGCAAGTTCTCGGGCAAGGCCTATGCCACCTCGGGCGGCTTGCACGGCGTTGGCGTCAGCGTTGTCAACGCCCTGTCGGTACATACCCGCGTCGAGGTGGCCCGTGACCGGCAGCTTTACGCGCAGGAATTCGCGCGCGGCATCACGCAGGGCCCACTGCAGAAACTTGGCGCAACCCCCAACCGGCGTGGCACAACGGTGGCCTTTACGCCCGATCCGGAGATTTTTGGCGATCGGCAGTTCAAGCCGTCCCGTCTGTTTCGGCTGACGCGGTCCAAGGCCTATCTATTCGCCGGCGTGGAAATCCGCTGGAAATGTGCCCCCAGCCTCACATCCGATGATGTCCCGGCCGAAGCGGTATTCCAGTTCCCCGGCGGCCTCGCAGATCATTTGTCCGAACAGATTGGTGATCGCGAATGCGTGACCGCCCAGCCCTTTTCTGGAAGACAGGATTTTGCTGACGAGCAGGGCCGCGTAGAATGGGCCATCGCCTGGCCGCTGTGGTCGGATGGCGCCACCAGTTGGTACTGCAACACGGTGCCCACACCGGACGGCGGCACCCACGAACAGGGTGTGCGCGCAGCTCTGGCGAAGGGACTGCGCGGTTTCGGCGAACTCGTCGGGCAGAAAAAGGCCAAGGAAATCTCTGCAGACGATGTGATGACCGGTGCGGAAGTCATGCTGTCCGTGTTCATCCGCGAACCTCAGTTCCAGAGCCAGACGAAAGACCGCCTGACCTCCCCCGAGGCGGCACGACTGGTTGAAAATGCCGTGCGCGATCATTTCGACCACTTCCTTGCGGACAACATGGAACGCGGCAAGGCCTTGCTTGGGCAAGTCATGGAGCGAATGGACGAACGTCTGCGCCGAAAGGCGGAACGTGAGGTCAAACGCAAGACCGCGACCAACGCCAAGAAACTGCGCCTGCCCGGCAAATTGACGGACTGTTCCGGCGAAGGGGACGGTGAATCGGAACTGTTCATCGTCGAAGGCGATTCCGCCGGTGGCAGCGCCAAGATGGCGCGCAACCGCAAGACACAGGCAATTCTGCCAATCCGTGGCAAAATCCTTAACGTTGCCTCAGCCAGCGCCGACAAAATTCGCGCCAATCAGGAAATCGCTGATCTCACTCTCGCTCTGGGGTGCGGTGTCCGCAAGGACTGCGATCCTGAAAACCTGCGGTATGATCGCATCATCATCATGACTGACGCCGATGTCGATGGAGCCCATATCGCCACATTGCTCATGACGTTCTTCTTCCAGGAAATGGCGGAAATTGTCCGTCGCGGGCACCTGTTTCTCGCCCAACCGCCACTCTATCGCCTGACGGCGGGTAAAGAGAGCGTCTATGCCCGCGATGACGCGCACCGCGACGAACTGGAACAGACGGTGTTCAAGGGTAAGAAAGTCGAAGTGGCGCGATTCAAGGGCCTCGGCGAAATGAACCCGCAGCAATTGCGGGAAACCACCATGTCTCCTGACAGCCGCAGCCTTGTGCGGATCACGCTGCCCCCGGAATTTGAACAACGCGCGGCGATCAAGGAACTGGTCGATCAACTGATGGGCCGCAATCCGGAACACCGTTTCAACTTCATCCAGAACCGCGCTGGTGAAATCGATCGCGATCTGATCGACGCCTGA
- a CDS encoding penicillin-binding protein activator → MKGILFNRRGFTLALTTVLLAGCAVVPKGPTAPPPPQRPDETALPTDDARHRIALLVPMTGGNGNVGQSIANATTMALLDTNASNLRITTYDTATGAESAAAKAIADGNRLILGPLLGDDTDAVVKVARRKGVPLISFSNDVTTASRDVFLLGHIPGQSVDRSVEYAYSQGSRRFAALVPQGEYGRQAETALSGAVLRKGASLMTVEKYERGSSGIVEAAKRLEGKGGFDSVLIADGARLSGLAGAQFTKKPQILGTELWSGESSITGSTALRGALFSAVSDTRYKQFSTSYKSRFGTQPYRISTLGYDAVLLTLKVAREWKPGTAFPTPKLLDKGGFLGVDGPFRFLPSGVGERAMEVRKVGNGTVSVVSPAPTRFGE, encoded by the coding sequence ATGAAGGGTATCCTGTTCAACAGGCGTGGTTTTACGCTGGCATTGACCACAGTGTTGCTGGCTGGTTGCGCCGTTGTTCCGAAGGGACCCACCGCGCCGCCACCGCCGCAGAGGCCAGATGAAACCGCCCTACCCACGGATGATGCACGTCATCGCATTGCCTTGCTGGTGCCGATGACCGGCGGAAATGGCAATGTCGGCCAATCGATCGCCAACGCCACCACCATGGCGCTGCTGGACACCAACGCCAGCAATCTGCGCATCACCACTTATGATACGGCCACGGGTGCGGAAAGTGCGGCAGCCAAGGCCATAGCGGATGGCAATCGCCTGATTCTGGGTCCTTTATTGGGTGACGATACCGATGCTGTCGTCAAGGTCGCCCGCCGCAAAGGTGTGCCCCTCATCAGTTTCTCCAACGACGTGACGACCGCCTCCCGCGATGTGTTTCTGTTGGGCCATATCCCGGGGCAATCGGTCGACCGGTCGGTTGAATATGCCTATTCGCAAGGCTCCCGCCGATTTGCCGCGCTCGTCCCGCAAGGCGAATATGGCAGGCAGGCGGAAACCGCCCTTTCCGGTGCGGTACTGCGCAAGGGTGCCTCGCTGATGACCGTAGAAAAATATGAACGTGGCAGCAGCGGAATCGTCGAGGCTGCCAAGAGGCTGGAAGGCAAAGGCGGATTCGATAGCGTTCTGATCGCCGATGGCGCCCGCCTTTCCGGGCTCGCCGGGGCACAGTTCACCAAAAAACCCCAAATTCTCGGGACCGAATTGTGGAGCGGCGAATCCAGCATCACCGGCAGCACAGCCCTTCGCGGTGCGCTGTTCTCCGCCGTTTCGGACACGCGCTACAAGCAATTTTCGACCAGCTACAAAAGCCGCTTTGGCACGCAGCCCTATCGCATTTCCACCCTGGGGTATGATGCGGTACTTCTCACGCTGAAAGTGGCGCGCGAATGGAAGCCGGGCACGGCATTTCCCACGCCCAAGCTGCTCGACAAGGGTGGTTTCCTTGGTGTGGACGGGCCGTTCCGGTTCCTACCCAGCGGGGTTGGTGAACGCGCCATGGAAGTGCGCAAGGTCGGCAACGGCACTGTGAGCGTGGTATCGCCCGCCCCCACGCGTTTCGGTGAGTAG
- the rsmI gene encoding 16S rRNA (cytidine(1402)-2'-O)-methyltransferase, whose protein sequence is MVTNDEPLPSGLYIVATPIGNLGDITLRAIDVLRRCDAIACEDTRVTAKLLRHLSLHKPLWRYDDHSSAEDRDRLLDAMRSKSVALVSDAGTPLISDPGYRLVRAARDQGIAVTSLPGPSAAIVGLTLAGLPNDRFLFAGFLPVKEKARNDMLLELARIPATLIFYESAQRLLKSLEAIATALPGREVAVARELTKLHEECRTGTPEALIAHYTNHPPKGEIVLMIGPPVEESGAIDVDALLIAAMEHDKPSQAAGQVAKATGLDRKVLYARAMELKPR, encoded by the coding sequence ATCGTGACAAACGATGAACCCTTACCATCCGGCCTGTATATAGTGGCGACCCCGATTGGCAATCTCGGGGATATCACATTGCGGGCGATCGATGTTCTCAGGCGCTGTGATGCGATTGCCTGCGAGGATACGCGCGTAACCGCAAAGCTGCTGCGCCATCTGTCGCTGCACAAACCGTTGTGGCGCTACGACGATCATAGCAGCGCCGAAGATCGCGACCGGTTGCTGGACGCCATGCGCAGCAAATCCGTGGCGCTTGTTTCCGATGCCGGGACACCGCTGATTTCCGATCCGGGTTATCGGCTTGTTCGTGCTGCACGGGATCAGGGGATCGCCGTGACCAGTTTGCCGGGGCCAAGCGCGGCGATTGTCGGGCTCACGCTGGCAGGGCTTCCCAACGATCGGTTTCTCTTTGCCGGGTTCCTGCCCGTAAAGGAAAAAGCGCGGAACGATATGTTGCTGGAACTCGCCCGTATTCCGGCAACGCTGATTTTTTATGAAAGCGCACAACGCCTGTTGAAGTCGCTTGAAGCCATTGCCACAGCATTGCCGGGCAGGGAGGTCGCCGTCGCCCGGGAACTGACCAAGTTGCACGAGGAATGCCGCACAGGCACGCCTGAGGCCCTGATCGCGCATTATACCAATCACCCGCCCAAGGGCGAAATCGTGCTAATGATCGGGCCCCCCGTCGAAGAAAGTGGCGCCATCGATGTCGACGCGCTGCTGATCGCGGCCATGGAGCACGACAAGCCATCGCAGGCCGCGGGGCAGGTCGCCAAGGCAACCGGGCTGGACCGTAAGGTCCTCTACGCGCGCGCCATGGAACTGAAACCGCGGTGA
- a CDS encoding YraN family protein, giving the protein MNRASRERQGRRAESFGVWFLRFKGWRILDRRVRNARGEVDIIARRGRVVAFVEVKWRNRAEDLDLAIDSWRLRRVAAAAEALAHRYARDEDITRIDVLLLAPRRFPRHITNAWVA; this is encoded by the coding sequence GTGAATCGCGCATCCCGTGAACGGCAAGGCCGAAGAGCGGAAAGTTTCGGCGTGTGGTTTCTTCGTTTTAAAGGATGGCGCATTCTGGATCGCCGTGTGCGCAATGCGCGCGGCGAGGTGGATATTATCGCGCGGCGCGGCAGGGTGGTCGCCTTTGTCGAAGTCAAATGGCGGAATCGCGCGGAGGATCTGGATCTGGCCATTGACAGCTGGCGCCTGCGCCGCGTGGCTGCGGCGGCAGAGGCTCTGGCGCATCGCTATGCCCGGGATGAGGATATTACGCGGATTGACGTTCTGCTGCTTGCGCCACGGCGTTTCCCGCGCCACATCACCAATGCCTGGGTCGCGTAA
- the gshB gene encoding glutathione synthase, whose protein sequence is MSLRVAVQMDPLHSINIAGDSTFALMLSAQARGYELFHYDVESLTLDEDDRLYALAHPVRVQRVAGNHFEMGEPRRLDLGRDVDVVLMRQDPPFHMGYITATHLLERIEGETLVVNNPVSVRNAPEKVFVLDYRRFMPPTLVTRSVDEVRRFMAKHGAVVVKPIHGNGGKAIFRVPEGGDNLSALFEVFNLTWPEPHMVQPFLPEVAEGDKRIVLVDGEVAGAINRIPGEGEFRSNLAVGGSAAATTLTEREQEICAALGPQLKRLGLIFVGIDVIGGKWLTEINVTSPTGIVAIDRFNGTDTAAMIWDAIAARVG, encoded by the coding sequence ATGTCCTTGCGCGTTGCGGTCCAGATGGACCCGCTTCATTCCATCAACATCGCCGGCGATTCCACTTTTGCCCTGATGTTGTCCGCGCAGGCACGCGGTTACGAACTGTTTCATTACGATGTCGAGAGCCTCACTCTGGATGAGGATGACCGGCTGTATGCGCTTGCCCATCCGGTCCGCGTGCAGCGGGTTGCGGGCAACCATTTCGAAATGGGCGAACCGCGCCGGCTCGACCTTGGCCGGGATGTAGACGTGGTTCTGATGCGGCAAGATCCGCCGTTCCATATGGGATATATCACGGCAACGCATCTGCTCGAACGGATTGAAGGCGAAACGCTGGTCGTGAACAATCCGGTCAGTGTGCGTAATGCGCCGGAAAAGGTGTTTGTGCTGGATTACCGGCGGTTCATGCCGCCCACGCTGGTCACCCGCAGTGTGGATGAAGTGCGACGGTTCATGGCAAAACACGGCGCCGTTGTGGTCAAGCCGATCCACGGCAATGGGGGCAAGGCGATCTTTCGCGTACCGGAAGGAGGTGACAATCTTTCGGCGCTGTTCGAGGTGTTCAATCTGACCTGGCCCGAACCGCATATGGTGCAGCCCTTCCTTCCCGAAGTCGCGGAAGGCGACAAACGCATCGTCCTGGTTGATGGGGAAGTCGCCGGTGCGATCAACCGCATTCCGGGCGAAGGCGAATTTCGCTCCAATCTCGCTGTTGGTGGCTCTGCTGCGGCCACAACCCTGACCGAGCGCGAACAGGAAATCTGTGCCGCTCTTGGCCCGCAATTGAAACGGCTTGGCCTGATTTTCGTCGGTATCGACGTGATCGGCGGCAAGTGGCTGACGGAAATCAACGTGACCAGCCCAACCGGTATCGTGGCCATTGATCGTTTTAACGGCACGGACACGGCGGCCATGATCTGGGATGCGATCGCCGCACGCGTGGGATAG
- a CDS encoding DedA family protein: MNEFILQIIERGGYLGIAFLMIIENIFPPIPSEVIMGLGGVAVARGTMAFWPLLVAGTIGSTIGNYAWFLVGDKWGYQRLRPFVRRWGRWLTLEWRDIERASRFFRRHGQWVVFFLRFSPFLRTMISLPAGLTHMRHATFLIYTFAGSAVWNVLLIMGGTWLARYLEESQQWLDWIIIAGLGLGVLGYLWRVITWKPRDRR; this comes from the coding sequence ATGAATGAATTCATACTGCAGATAATCGAGCGCGGGGGCTATCTCGGCATCGCGTTTCTGATGATCATCGAAAACATTTTCCCCCCTATCCCTTCTGAAGTGATCATGGGGCTGGGGGGTGTTGCGGTCGCGCGCGGTACGATGGCGTTCTGGCCCCTGCTTGTTGCCGGAACTATCGGATCGACGATCGGGAACTATGCGTGGTTTCTGGTCGGCGACAAATGGGGCTACCAACGTTTGCGGCCGTTCGTGCGGCGTTGGGGCAGATGGCTGACGCTGGAATGGCGCGATATCGAGCGGGCGAGCCGCTTTTTTCGCCGCCATGGGCAATGGGTGGTGTTCTTTCTCCGCTTTTCCCCGTTTCTGCGCACGATGATCTCGTTGCCGGCAGGGTTGACGCATATGCGCCATGCGACGTTCCTGATTTATACCTTTGCCGGATCGGCCGTCTGGAATGTCCTGTTGATCATGGGCGGCACCTGGCTTGCACGCTATCTGGAAGAGTCGCAGCAATGGCTCGACTGGATCATCATAGCGGGGCTTGGACTGGGGGTGCTGGGTTACCTCTGGAGAGTGATAACCTGGAAACCACGCGACAGGCGCTAG